The sequence TGGGTGATGATGAAGCCCGTCTCGGGCGACATCACCTGCTCGCCGGGCTCGAAGAGCCGCGCGTAGCCGGCCGCCACCCGGTCCTGGAGCGGGGCCCAGGGGTCATCGAACGCGGTGTGGTCCTCCAGCGTGCGCCCGAACCGGTCTTCAATCTTGCGGATGAAGTACGTGGGCTTCTTGCGGCCGTAGCGGTTGAAGGTCGCGTAGACCTGCGCCAAGTCGTACGGGTAGACGCACGAGGAGCCGAGCGCCGCCGAGAAGTCCATGTTCATGGGCGTGGAGAGCCCGAGCAGCCGGGACCAGTCGGACATGTTCTTGGTGCCCACCGCGCCGAAGGTCTTCACCGCGGGGATGTTCATGGAGTTGACGAGCGCGGTGCGCAGCACCACGTCGCCCTGGAACTCCTCGGAGAAGTTCTCCGGCTTCCAGGACACCTTGTTGTCCGGGTCGTGCTCCACGATGGGGGAGTCCACGATGATGGTGGCCTCGGTCCAGTTGAGCTTCTCGATGGCCGCCGCGTACACCAGCGGCTTGAAGGAGCTGCCCGGCTGGCGGCACGCCTGGAAGGCGCGGTTGAACTCGTTGTCGTCGAAGTCGTAGCCGCCCACCATGGCCGTGAGGTACTGGCGGTGGGGGTCGATGGAGACGAGCGCGCTCTGGGGCTCGGGCTGCTGCTCCAGCCGGAAGAGCTTCGGCCCGTTGGGGATCCGCACGGGCGGCGCCGCGGGGTCCGCGCCCTCGGCGGGCTTCACCGTGTCGTCGGGGATGGACTCGGCGAGCTTCTTGTCCCACTGCTCCTTGTCGTCCGTGAGGTCCTTCTTCGTCACGTGGCGGACCACCAGCAGGTCGCCCTCGGCGATGGCCCGCTTCACGTGGGAAATCATGCCGCCCGGCGCGTAGTACGACTCGGGGTTCACCTTGCGCGCCCAGCGCATGCCCAACAGCGGCAGCCGCGCCTGGTGCGGCCCCACGAGGATGTCGGCCCCCTTGCCGTCGTCATCCAGCCGCGTCACCAGCGCCACGTAGAGCCGGTTGAGCACCAGTTCCTCGGTGCCCATGGCCTTCTTGGCCCGCGCGACGAACGTGTCGCGCTCCTTGCCGGGGGGCAGGTTGCCCAGCGGCCCGCGCCAGCCCTGGCGCTTGTCGAGCGTCAGCAGCCCCTCGAGCACCGCCTCCTGGGCGGCGCGCTGGCGCTCGCTGTCCATGGTGGCGAAGACCTTCAGCCCCTGCTCCAGGAGCACCGGGTTGCCGTAGCGATCGACGATGTCGCGGCGCGCCTGCTCGACGAAGTACGGGGCGAACTCGTGGAACACGTCCTCCACGGGGTACACCTTCACGGGCTCGGCCTTGGCCTCGTCGTGCTCGGCCTGGGTAATCATCCCCTCGTCCAGCATGCGGCGCAGCACGTAGGAGCGGCGGTTCTTGGCCGCCTCGGGCTTGAGGAAGGGCGAGTAGCGGCTGGGGGCCTGCGGCAGGCCCGCGATGAGCGTCATCTCCCCCAGCGTCAAATCCCGCACGTCCTTGCGGTAGTAGTTCTCTGCGGCGCTCTGCACCCCGTAGCTGTGGTGCCCGAGGAAGACGTTGTTCAGGTAGAGGTAGAGGATCTCCTCCTTTGTCAGCGCCGCCTCCAGGCGCCGGGCGAGCAGCGCCTCGCGAATCTTGCGCTTGAGCGTCTTGGCGGTGGCGTCCTTGTAGCCCTCGGCGCCGATGAGCACCGCCTTCGCCGTCTGCTGCGTCAGCGTGGAGCCACCCTGCACGCCGCCGCTGCGCAGTCCCAGCTTGGAGGTAATGGTCTTAAAGCCCGCGCGCGCGGTGCCCAGCACGTCCACGCCCATGTGGTCGAAGAAGCTGGAGTCCTCGCTGGCGATGAACGCCTGCACCAGCCGCTTGGGGATGCGCTCGTAGGGCACCACCTTGCGCCGCTGGTTGTAGAACTCGCCGGCCAGCACCGCGTCGTCCGTATAGACTTCGGTGACGATGGGCGGCCAGTACTGGTCCACCCGCGGGATGGCGGGCAGCCCGGGGGTGTAGATGTAGTACAGCGCCACCAGCCCCACCGCGCCCGCGGTGGCGCCCGTGAGGAAGAGCCACCCGGCGAGCTTCAGGGGGAAGAGCCACCAGCGGCCCTTCTTCACCCCGTCGAGAACCAGTTGGGAGCGGCTGCGGTCGATGTTCGAGTTGGGAGTGCTCATGAAGGTTCTAGCGCAGCGCGTTTGAGGATGTCCTTCAGCTCCGGAGGCACCTTCGCCTCCACCGTCACCTTCCCGCCATGCTGGGGGTGCGGAAATTCGATGCGCTCAGCGTGCAGGAACAGACGTTTCAGCCCCCACCGGGCCCGCACATCCCGGTTGAAGGCAAAGTCACCATATTTGCGGTCACCGGCCACGGGGTGGCCCACCGCGGCCAAGTGTCTTCTTATCTGATGGGTGCGCCCGGTCTCGATGGAGCAGGAGAGGAGCGCCACCTCGCTCGACTGGCGGATGACCTTCCACCGGGTGAGCGCCTCCTGCATGTTCACCCCCCGGCGCGCCTTGGACTCGGCCGTCTGCTGGTGCTCCGAGAGGGGCAGCTCAATCACCCCGGAGTCCTTGGGCATCTTGCCCTTCACCAGGGTGAGGTAGCGCTTCCGGGCCAGGCTTTCCGTGAACACCTCGGTGAAGTGGACCATCGCCGGGCGCCGCTTGGCGACCAGGATGACGCCGGAGGTCTCCCGGTCCAGCCGGTGCGCGGGTGAGGCGGTGAAGTCATTTCGCACCGCCTTGGGGCCCAGGTAGGCGCGCACATAGTCCACCAGGGTGCCCCCGGTAATTCCGCTGCCGGTGTGCACCGCCATGCCGCTGGGCTTGTCCACGGCCATCATCCAGTCGTCCTCCAGGAGGATGACCAGCTCGGACGGGTCCACGGGGGGCGGGGGGGGTGGCAGGCGCTCGGCGCCCTTGTCCTGGCCGAGCAGCTGCTTCTCATCGCCCCGGATGGCAATGACGTCCCCGGCGGCCAGGAGCTGCTCGGGCTGGGCCCGCTTTCCGTTCACCCGGACCTTCTTGACCCGGATCATCTTGAACAGATGACTGGTGGGCATGTTGGCCAGGCGCTTGCGGAGGTACTTGTCCAGCCGCATCCCCACACTGTCTTCTTCGATTCGGTACTCGATCATTTGTTCTTGGCGGCCGGACCAGAGCACACGAATAATGACCGGTCCATGCCGAAGGCTCCCAGTATCGAGAAGCTTCTCCAAAGTGGTTCAGCGGAGTGGAACAAGCTCCGCAAGTCCGGTCAGGTCTCCACCGACCATACGGGCGCTACCTTCACGCAGCTGTTCTCCGCCAACGCGGACCTGTCGGGCCTAGAGCTCGTGGGCTCCGAGTGGGAGCGCTGCGACCTCTCCAAGATGAACTTCCGCGACGCGGACCTGTCCAACGCCTACTTCCACGGCGGCCGGCTCCAGGACTGTGACTTCCGCGGCGCCAACCTCGAGGGGGCCACCTTCGAGCGGCTGAAGTTGCTGCGCTGTGACTTCACCGGCGCCAAGGGGCTGGACGACCTGGAGATGGACGAGGTGGACATGGACCGGGTGCAGGGTCTGGACGGCGAGGAAGCCCCGCCCCCGCCCCCGCCCCCCGCCCAGGGCATCACCGCCTTCACGCGCGAGCAGCGGGAGAAGGCCCTGGGGGCCGCCGCGGCCGCCGTGGCCGGCCCCGCCGCGGAGGAGCTGCCCCCTTTCAAGCCCCAGGATCCTCCGGGCTCTCTGCTCTTCCGGGCCTTGAAGCGGCTGCCAGCGCCGCCTCCGTGGGTGCTGGACGTGCCGGGCCTGCGCCCGCTGCTGCCCCAGCGCCTGCCCCCGGGCTCCTCGCTGGAGGGGATGTACCGCGAGGCGGTGAAGACGCGGCTGGAGAACAAGAAGCCCTCGGCGGACCCGGGCGCGGTGGAGCGGGCGCAGAAGGCGCTGCGGCTGGGCGGCAAGGACTCGGCCGTGGCGGCCATGTACCTGCGCGAGGTGGGCGTGCTGCCGCTCTCGCGCTTCTCCGCGGCCAAGGTGCTCAAGGACGCGCTGCGCGCCGAGGTGGAGGTGGATGACCTGACGGGCTCCATCGACCCGCGGGTGGCCGGCGCCCTGCTGGAGCTGCGGCTGACGCACGAGGTGGTGGAGCACGTGCAGGAGGTCCGGCGGCGCCTGGCGGCCACGCAGCTCTACACCGCGCTGATGGAGGCGGGCTTCACCCCGGAGAACAACTGGGACGAGGCGCTGGAGTCGGCCGACGCGGCGCTGGAGCTGGCGCAGCTGGCCACGGGCGAGGACCGCAACGCGCTCTTCGAGGGCTTCCAGGTGTTCGCCGCCCTGCCGGACGAGGCCCGGCTGCGGCGCCTGGCGTACCTGGCCGAGTCGGTGTCCAACCTGGAGCTGCTGAGCCGGCTGCCCGAGGGCATGGAGCCGCAGTGGCTCACCGGCCCCGAGACGCGCGAGTGCCACGACCGGGAGATGACGTACGTGCAGGCGCTCCGGGCCCAGGACATCCCCGCCAAGGTGCCCGCGCTGGCCAAGACGGAGCTCGGCGTGCCCGAGGGCCAGGTGCCCGAGGACAGCGACGACGACCTGTTCGTGCACCTGCGCTGCGACGTGTGCGGCAAGGAAAAGCTCATCGTCCAGTCCCGCATCGACTGACGCAGTCCCGCCCTTCCCCGCGGGTGCCCGCGGGGAGGGTCACGGCAGGGAGTACGTCACCGGAGGGGGCAGCAGGACCCGCACGGCGTCCCCTGGCCGGATGAGCCCGGGGCGCTCCACCCACCCCACCAGTCCGCGCCGCTGGTGGGCGGCCTTCACGAAGCGGGAGGCCAGCGCCTGCCGCTCCGGGTAGAAGGGCTCCACCGCCCGGCCCGCCTTGCGGCACGGGGTGTTCTCCCCCTCCATCATCAGCACCGCGTCCTCGGGAAAGAACAGGCGCGTGCCCGGGGGCAGCCGCGTCAGCCGGGGCACCCCCGACAGCTCCAGGTTCGCCCCCAGCCAGGAGGCCTGCACCCGGAGCACCTCCAGCGCGGAGGCGATGAGCGCCAGCTCCTCCGTGGACACGAGCGACACCTGGCGCGAGTTGCGCACGAGCGCACCCCGGGGAAACCACGGCGTGCGCACGTCCGCCTTCCGCGTCAGCCCCGCGTGACGGTCCCCCACCACGCCCTCCAGGGAAACCCGCACCTCGGGCACCTCGCGCGTGAGGACGCGCTTCGGCTCGGCTCCCACGAGGACGCGGACCGTGTGGCCGGTGAGGGGCGCGGACATGGGCGGCTCAGAAGAGCGCGAGCTGCTGGGGCTTGCCCAGCGTGCGCGCGTCGATGCCGTCCTCCCGCAGCAGCCGGGCCAGCTCCTCCGCGAAGCCGTGGTGGGTGATGACCTCCCGGGCCCCGGTGGCCTTCACGTAGTTCACCAGCGAGGGGCAATCCGCGTGGTCCGACAGGGGAAAGGCCACCTGCGCGCCATAGCGGTACGCGGCGCCCGGGTCCAACGCCCACCCGGTGAGCACCGCCGTGGCGCGCGGCCACAGGGGCGCCAGGGCCCCGGAGCGGGCCTGGTGGGGCGGGAAGAAGAGCACCTCGCCGGGATTCACCGTTCCCTCGAAGCACCGCACGGGCTCGATGGCCACGCCCAGCTCGCCGTAGAGCCGCGTCACCTCGTAAATGGAGGTGTGCGCCACCAGCGGGAAGCCCCGCCCGGACAGGTACTTCATCGCCTCCTGGCTCTTGCCCAGCGGATAGCCCAGCAGCACGGGCACCACGCCCCGCTCCAGCTGCTGGCGCACCCACGTCTCCACCGCGCCCAGCACCTCGTCCTTCGGCGGGAAGCGGTAGCGCGGGTGGCCGAACGTGGCCTCGATGACGAGCGTGTCGCACTCGGCCACCTGCACCGGCTCCGCCGTGAGCGAGGGCGTGACGTTCAGGTCCCCCGTATAAACGATGCGCCGCCCATCCCCGCGCACCACCCGGAGCTGGGCACTGCCCAGGATGTGGCCCGCGGAGAGCAGCTCCAGCGACAGCGGGCCCAGCTCGAACGGCTGGTTGTAGGAGACCGCCACGGGGTCCTTCACCCGGCCCAGCCGGTGGGTCATGAAGCGCAGCGTGGCGGCCGTGGCGATGGTCCGCTCGTGGCGCGCGATGTGGTCCGAGTGCCCATGGCTGACGAAGGACAGCGGCGTCTTGCGCATCGCATCCAGCGCCAGCGGGGTACCCGTCAGATGAAGGCCGGTGTTCCGCAGCTCGACGCTCATGGGGGTGCCTGGATATAGCGCGCCCGGGCGCCGTTGGGGCCCTTCTCCGCCCAGGCTCGCCCGCCCGTCCGCCCTGCCTGCGAAACGTCAGGCCCTGGCCAGGGTCCGGCCGCGCCACCGGTCCCACACGGTGGCGCCCACCTCCGCCACCACCACGCCCAGCACGATGAGGCTGCCGCCCACCCACTCCCGGGGGCCCAGCGTCTCGTACCCCAGCGACACCGAGAAGAGCGAGGCGAACACCGGCTCCAACGCGTAGATGAGCGCCGTGCGCACGGCGCTCGTGCGCGCCTGGGCCCACGTCTGCACGCTGATCGCCACCGCGCTGGCGACGACGCCGCAGAAGAGCACCGCGCCGAGGAAGGCCCCGGACCACTCCACGCGAACTTCCACGAAGGGCAGGCACGCCGCCGACAGCAGCGCCACGCCCCAGAGCTGCACGGCGACGAGCGCCCCGGCCCCCTGCTTCGGCGCGAGCCGCGCGGTCAGGAGGATGTGGATGGCGTAGGACACGGCGCAGATCAGCGTGAGCACGTCGCCCGAGGAGAGGGCCTCGGAGGTGGCCGCGTCCGCCCGGGTGAGGAAGTAGAGCCCCACGGCCGAGAGCACCACCCCCACCAGCGCGGGGATTCGCGGAACCTGGCGGTAGAACACCAGCGCGAACAGCGGGACGAAGAGGACGCACAGCCCGGTGATGAAGGCCGAGCGCGCCGGGGAGGTCCGTGTCAGCCCCAGCGTCTGGAACAGGTAGCCCCCGAAGAGGAACAGGGACAGCAGGGCCCCGTGCTTCAGGTTCCCCCAGGAGAGCATCCGCCGCCCCACCACGGCGCTCAGCACCGCGGCGCCAACGCTGAACCGCAGGGCGAGGAACGAGAACGGGTCCCCGTGGGACAGCGCGTCCTTCACCGCCAGGAAGGACGTGCCCCAGAGCACGGTGAGCAGCACCAGCGCCCCGTCCGCCTGCAGCTGCGCGCGCCGCTCCGGCGTCGAAGCCCCCTCAGTCATGGCCATCCAGCATGCGCTCCAGCGCCACCAGGGGCTTGCTGCCCCCCGAGGCGTCCCACTCCGCATTGACGCGCCGGATGAGCTCGGCGGAGGCGAAGCGGAACCCCCTCCGCCGGAACGTTCTCAAGGACGCGAGGTTGTCCTCATCGACGTCCGCGTAGATGCGCCGCTCGCCCTGCTTCCGCGCCGCCTCCAGCAAGCAGCCCAGGAGCCGATGGGCCACCCCCATCCTCCGGGCCCGCGGCGCCACCACCAGCGAGCGGACCCAGAGCCCGTCCAGCGCCAGCCCCTCCTCGCGGTAGCTGTCCAGGTAGGCGAAGCCGCACAGGCGCCCCGCCGCGTCGAAGGCGCCCGCCGCCGCCCCCACCGCGCCCCCGTCCCGCGCCCACCGGCCCAGGAGCTGCCGGCGCAGGAACGTCGAGGACACCAGCAGCCGCTCGCCGGCGAAGACCAGGAGCGCATCCAGGTCCTCGGCCCGGAGCAGGCGCACCTCGAGCCGCCCCAGCCACTGCTTCCGCATGGGGCGGGACCACCCGGAGAAGGCGAAGTCCCTCAGCCGCCGGGCCACGCCCCGGGCCAGGGGACGGGCCCACAGCGCGGACGCCATCCGCTGGCCCACGAAGAGCGACGGCCGCATCACCCGGGGCAGCGGGAGGATCCACCACCCCCGGCGCAGCGCCGTCACCCGCCCCAGCGGCACCCCCGCGGGGTCTCCCTTGCCCAGCAGCGACGCCGTCACCAGCGGCCCGGTGGAGATGACCACGTGAGCGATGAGCCGGCGCCCCACCCTCACGAGCGCCACATCGCCCCGGGACAGCGCCTCCGGCCCGCAGCGCAGCACCTGCACCGAGTCTCCACTGCGCAGCAGCGGGTACAGGCTCCGGCCCGCCCCCCGCAGCCACAGCCGGCTCCCCGGGGGCGAGGACTCGACGAAGGCCGCGAGATCAACCGGGGGTGTGCCAACCATGAAGCCAGTTCCTCACGAAGCCCGCCGCGGCGGCGTCCTTCCGGAAGATGAAACGGCGCAGCGCCACCCCTTCGGTGATGCGCACCAACCGCTGGAGCACCTCGCCCTGCGACGCCTCTCCCGGCAGCGGCCGGAAGACCTGCGCCATCATCGCCGGAATGGCCTCCTGCGCGGCCACCGCTTCCAGCCGCTCCTCGCTCCCCTTCTCCAGGAACAGCACCGCCGCCAGGTGCGCCCGCGCCCGCGAGGCGGGCAGGTCCAGATCCGAGCAGAAGGGGCTGCCCTCCACGCGCGCCCCCGGGTAGAGCCCCACCACCTCGTCCGAGAGCACCTCGGCCCCGGCCTCGCGCGCACACAGCCGGGTGAAGGTGGACTTGCCCGCCCCGCTGGGCCCGAGCGCCACCACCGCCCGCGCCTGGAACGCCACGCCCGCGCCGTGCAGCAGCAGGCCCCCCTGGCGCAGGGTGGCGAGCTGCAGGCCCACCCTCAGCGCCAGCTCGGTGTCCAGAAAGGCCTGGGGGGGCTCCACGCGCACCACGTCGCCTTCGATGTGGAACCGGGGTCCCGAGGGCCGGCGAGGGTCCAGGGGCGTGCCCGGCCCCTCGGCCAACGCTTCCGCCCGGAGCCACAGGTGCGGGGGGCCTCCCTCCCCGAGAAACGGCCCCAGCGCGCACCGGGCGCCCACCTGGGTGAGGAGCGCTTCGTCCACGGCCACGCGCCAGTCGCCGAACCGCAGCCGCCGCATCCGGGCACCCGCCTCCCCTCAGCAGGCCCCCGTCTCGGGATCGATGATGCAGCTGGGCGTGAAGAGGTCCGGAACGAGAATCCGCTCCGAGCGCACCTGGGGCGGCACGTACGCCTTCTTCTTGTCCGCCTTCACGGGCTGCACCGGGGTCGCCATGGTCTCCTTAGTAATACACCACGACTCGGGCCGGGTTCGACTGACTATCACCCACGGCCAGGTCCATTTTTCCATCCCCGTTGAAGTCCAAGAGGGCCAGGCTGATTCCAAAGGACGTCGTGGACGCCAGCTTGGACTGCCAGAAGCCATTCTCCTGGGCCGTGTCGAACTCGGCCCCGGGCGTGCCCTGGTTGTAGAAGACGGCCGCGGCGTTCATCCCGACGATGTTCTGGCCGACGGCGATGTCAGCGCGCCCATCGCCGTTCAGGTCCCCCAGGGCCAGGGCATTGCCGAACCGGCCGCCGCCGCCGATGACGAGCGGGGCCGAGGTGAAGCCCGACGCCCCCCCATCCCGGAACACGAAGACCTTGTTCTGGGTGGCTGCGGAGGCCACCAGGTCCAGCCCCGGTCCGCCCACCAGGTTCACCCCGCCGAAGGCCTCGGTGCCAAAGCCGTTCTGCGAGTTGCCGGTGGTGTCCGGGCCCTGGTGGAGCACCTGGAGCGCGTCCGTGGTGAGCACGTTGCGGCCCAGCGCGCGCACGGTGGCGCCGGAGTAGACGTAGAGCGTGTTCACCTTCTCGTGCGAGGCCGGCAGGGTGAAGTCCGCCACGCCATCGCCCGTGATGTCCCCCAGGCGGGCATAGCCGCGGGAGCGGCCGAAGAAGACCATCCCCGTGGGGGCCGTGAAGACCTTGTCCGACTTGCTCGTGGGCACCACGCAGGCCGCGGCGGCCGTGCAGCCCGTGCCCAGCGCGCGCCAGGCGTCCGGCGAACGCCCGTAGAAGAGGTAGACCTTGCCCGGGCTCTCGCCGTGCGAGCTGAGGAGCACCTCGTGGAGCCCATCGCCCGAGATGTCCTGGATCATCTTCACGGTGCCGCCCAGCGAGGCCCCGGCGATGGGACTGTCGTGGCGGAACTCGATGGGCGCGGAGGTGTCCAGCACCTGGCCCTTGCGGCCGAAGTAGAGGAAGGCCCGGCCGGAGGTGCCGCTCCAGCCGCGCACGCCCACCACCAGGTCCTGGACCTGCTCCGCGGTGAGGTTGCCCGCATCGCCTATGTCGAAGTCGTTGCCGTAGGCCTGGGAGTCCGTCTCGGGCACCGTCAGGTCCTGGCGCACCGGCGGTACCGCCACCGGGTCGCTCGAGCCGTAGTACACGTACGCCGCGCCCGGAGTGCCCAGCACGCCGGTCACCACCAGGTCCTCCCGGCCGTCGGCGTTCAGGTCTCCCCGCGAGGCGATGTACGTGGCGTAGCTGTTGCTCGCCACGCCGGGGTTCGTCACCGTCACCTGCCGCCAGAAGTTGTCGAGCGGCGGCTGGACGGCGAAGGCCGCGTAGTTGCCAATCTCATCCCGGGGCCGGAGCTGGATGGAGTAGCGGGCCAGGGGCGGCACCGTCAGCGTGTAGGACGTGGAGGTGGCGGGCAGAAGCGCCCCGGTCTCCTGCTTCACCCTCGCGCTGAAGAAGGAGGCCTCGTTCTCGATGCCGTTGAGCAGCTGGGCGTTGACCGTCCAGCGCAGGTCATAGCCCACGGGCATGCCGGACAGCCCATCATCCCCGCTGGCCGTCCAGGACACCTTCACCTGGGCGGCCCGCTCCTTGCCGGCCACCAGGGCCATCGTCACGGTGGGCGCGCTGGGGGGCACCACGTCCACGGTGGCGGCCACGGTGTGGCGCGCCGTGTTTCCGGAGGCATCCACCACGCGAAGCTCCAGCGTGCCGTCCGTGCCGTGCGGCAGCGTCACGGGCACCTCCAGGGTCTCCGGCGAGGTGGCGACCAGAAACTCCGCCGAGACGGGCTCTGCCTTGTAGAAGGCCCGCACCGTGCTGCCCACGCCCTGGGTCACGGTGAGCGTGAACACCGCGTTGGCATCCCCGCCCGCGGCCAGGTCCACCACGCGGTCCGGCGAGGGCACCGGGAAGAGGTAGGCGTTGGTGTTGGCGACGAAGAAGAGCGCCGTGGGCGCCGGGGAGATGGAGGTGATGACGGGGGGCGTGATGTCCACCGTCACGTCCACGAAGTCGACGGAGCGCAGATTCGCGGCGTTGAAGACCTCCACGGCCAGGCGCGTCTGCTCGCCGTCCTCGAGCGTCACGTCGAAGGAGAACTCGCCTGTGGGCCCGTTCGCCGTGGTGGCGTCCACGGGCGTCGAGGAGGTGCCCCGGTAGAGCGCCACCTGGCGGCCACTGCACGCCGGGGTGGCCCCCACCAGGCGGTACTGCAGGCCCGGCGTCGAAGGATCCAGGTCATCCTGGGCGAGCAGCGTGGCCACCGGCTCGCTGGGGGTGGTGAGCGTGATGGCGCAGCCGGGAATCCGCACGTCCACGCCCGTATGGGAATCGGAGCCCCGGTTGCCGGCGGTATCCAGCGCCACGGCCGAGAGGGTCTGCACCCCGACGGGGAAGTTGAGCGTGCCCTGGGCGGAGCCCCCGCTGACCGGCAGGGTACCGACCACGGTGGGCGGAGCGCTCCCCACCTGGGAGAGGATGCTCACGGTGTTCACGTCCCCGCCCCCGACGCTCACCTGCACGGGCAGGTCCGTGTTGTTGTAGATGGTGTCCGCCAGCGGGGCCACCAGCGTCACGGTGGGAGGCTCCCGGTCCACCGTCACGGTGCGCACCACCGTGGACACGTTGCCCGAGGTGTCCACGGCCGCCACGGTGATGGCGTGCTCCGTGCGCCCCGCGCCCGCCAGGGTGAACTCGTGCTTGGCCTCCAGCAGCAGCGGGGTCAACTCCACCGCGTCGCCCCCGGGGCTCACCGACAGGCGGATGCCCTTGTCCCCCACGTCCGCGCTGGTGTTGGCCGCCACCTGGAGCTGGAAGCCCGGCGCGGGCGAGCTGTCATCGGCGAGGCCGAACTCGGCCCGCGTGGGCGCGCTCACCACCAGCGAGGGCAGCACGCGGTCCAGGCGGAAGGCGAAGAAGGCCGCCGTGTTGAGCGGGTAGAACGGCGTGGGGTTGGCCACCCGGTTCTGGTTGCCCGCGGCATCCGTCACCGTGAGGACGAGCGCGTAGTCCGCCTCGATGCCCGTGGGCATCGCCTCCAGGGACACCGTGACCTGGCCCCCGCGGGCGCTGCCCTGGCCATAGACGATGCCCGGGTTGGCGGCGCTGCGGACCTGCACGGGCCGCCCATCCTCCACCCCGTCGATGGTGAGCCGCAGCTGCACGGCGCCCGAGGGCAGCTCGGCGGCGTTCAGCCGCAAATCCCCGTTGGCGTCCCCCACCAGCTCCACGGCCCGCACCACCGGCTCGGTGCTGTCCACCGTGATGGTCACCGCCTGGGACACGGAGATGGCCCCGTCATCCAGCACGGCCTTCAGGGCATAGCGCCCGTCAGGATAGGTGAAGTCCGGGGTGAAGGCCGGCACGTTGGCCGCCAGGGTGTACCACCCCGAGCCATCCCGGCAGGGCGCGGCATCCAGGCTGGGCGCCACGCTCGCGCAGATGTCCACCACGGCGTTCGCCGAGCGCCCATTGGCCGCGTACTTGAGCGGCGCCTGGATGCCGGACTCCTCGGGCGTGACGTCGGAGAGGACGACGTAGCTGGGGGCAGGCGAGGCGGCGGGAATCTCCAGGGCGATGTTGCCCGGCTGCGTGTCCACCAGGAGCAGCACCGTGGCGCAGGCCACCGTCCCGCCAGGGCCGATGAGCTCGGCGCGCAGCACGTTGGCCCCCTCCTCCAGCTCCACCGAGCTGAAGACCTTCGTCCGGTCGGACGCGGCCACCGGCACCGAGGCGACCTCCGTGGAGCCGCGCAGCAGCCGCAGCGTGCCCGCCGCGGGGGTCTCCAGGCTCAACGTCACGGGCACGCTCAGCCCGCCGGCCGGCCGCACGATGCCGTCCATGGCCCCCAGGTAGCGGCCGATGGCGGGCGTCGCGAAGGCGAGCGAGCCCGGGGAGAAGGCCAGCGTCAGCTCCTGGCTCCTATCGGTGGTGTTGCCCGCCAGGTCCGTGGAGGCCACATCCAGCTTGCACGTCCCGCTGGGCGGCACGGACACGTCGCGAAGGACGAGCACGCCCCGCGCATCGGCCTGGCCCGCCACGCCCGCGGCCATGGCGCACCCCGTGACGAGCACCGACGCGTACGGCTCGGTGTTCACCTCCAGGGCCACCTGGATGCCCGGCGCCAGGGACGTGTCGTTGAGCCCCGCGCCCAGGACGGTCTCCCCGGCGGGCAGGCCGCGCACGTGGAAGGCCAGCGCGGGCGGCGTGGTGTCCAGGCCCAGCGCGAGCACCTGGCTCACGGCGCCCCCGGGACAGAGGGCCTGGAGCTGGTACGCCCCGTCGCCGTTCAGCGTGAGCGGCACCAGCGCCGAGCCCGCGGTGGCGGCCGCGGCGTTGCGCGTGCGCTCCTCGCCATTGGCATCCAGCG is a genomic window of Stigmatella erecta containing:
- a CDS encoding DMT family transporter; its protein translation is MAMTEGASTPERRAQLQADGALVLLTVLWGTSFLAVKDALSHGDPFSFLALRFSVGAAVLSAVVGRRMLSWGNLKHGALLSLFLFGGYLFQTLGLTRTSPARSAFITGLCVLFVPLFALVFYRQVPRIPALVGVVLSAVGLYFLTRADAATSEALSSGDVLTLICAVSYAIHILLTARLAPKQGAGALVAVQLWGVALLSAACLPFVEVRVEWSGAFLGAVLFCGVVASAVAISVQTWAQARTSAVRTALIYALEPVFASLFSVSLGYETLGPREWVGGSLIVLGVVVAEVGATVWDRWRGRTLARA
- a CDS encoding GNAT family N-acetyltransferase codes for the protein MLRCGPEALSRGDVALVRVGRRLIAHVVISTGPLVTASLLGKGDPAGVPLGRVTALRRGWWILPLPRVMRPSLFVGQRMASALWARPLARGVARRLRDFAFSGWSRPMRKQWLGRLEVRLLRAEDLDALLVFAGERLLVSSTFLRRQLLGRWARDGGAVGAAAGAFDAAGRLCGFAYLDSYREEGLALDGLWVRSLVVAPRARRMGVAHRLLGCLLEAARKQGERRIYADVDEDNLASLRTFRRRGFRFASAELIRRVNAEWDASGGSKPLVALERMLDGHD
- a CDS encoding potassium transporter TrkH, yielding MRRLRFGDWRVAVDEALLTQVGARCALGPFLGEGGPPHLWLRAEALAEGPGTPLDPRRPSGPRFHIEGDVVRVEPPQAFLDTELALRVGLQLATLRQGGLLLHGAGVAFQARAVVALGPSGAGKSTFTRLCAREAGAEVLSDEVVGLYPGARVEGSPFCSDLDLPASRARAHLAAVLFLEKGSEERLEAVAAQEAIPAMMAQVFRPLPGEASQGEVLQRLVRITEGVALRRFIFRKDAAAAGFVRNWLHGWHTPG